A genomic window from Streptococcus sanguinis includes:
- the cls gene encoding cardiolipin synthase: protein MTFRKFRLLMSKYGFSIIIMLLELAFVFVAFFYLNEIAPNWLSVVMIVFLYIGTILAIVNRNMPPESKVTWLLIAVVPVFGFLLYLMFGERRLSKKEMIQLENMDSMKFREDNSYDLRVQLKKENKSAYGIIKSLLSMDNNADVYDGTASHYFPIGEEMFEAMLADLRAAEKFIFLEFFIIDEGLMWDSVLEILVEKAAQGIEVKLLYDDIGCMATLPGDYTRKLRKMGIEAYKFNKVIPRTTVAYNNRDHRKILVIDGQVGYTGGINLADEYINHIVRFGHWKDGGVRLEGRAVKALTRLFLMNWYINRGEITDFDKYHLENKAVEGRGLYIPYGSGPKPIYKGQVGKIVYQNIISQATDYVYITTPYLIIDYDLTEDIKNAAMRGVDVRIVTPFIPDKKLIQIVTRGAYPDLMEAGVKIFEYTPGFIHSKHVVADDEFAVVGTINFDYRSLVHHYENAVLMYQTESIPAIKEDFEAIFEASEEILPENLDSSWYRRFIKEIMQLFAPML, encoded by the coding sequence ATGACTTTCAGGAAATTCCGCTTATTAATGTCAAAATATGGTTTTAGCATCATTATAATGCTGCTGGAGCTGGCCTTTGTCTTTGTTGCGTTTTTCTATTTAAATGAGATTGCACCTAACTGGCTGTCAGTAGTTATGATTGTGTTTTTGTATATCGGAACCATTTTAGCCATTGTCAACCGCAATATGCCACCAGAGAGCAAGGTGACCTGGCTCTTAATTGCCGTCGTGCCGGTCTTTGGCTTCCTGCTCTATCTGATGTTTGGCGAGCGGCGGCTGTCTAAAAAAGAAATGATTCAGCTGGAAAATATGGACTCCATGAAATTTCGAGAGGACAACAGCTATGATCTTCGTGTCCAGCTGAAAAAAGAAAACAAGTCGGCTTATGGTATTATCAAGTCGCTGCTGAGTATGGACAATAATGCGGATGTCTATGACGGTACAGCTTCTCACTATTTCCCCATCGGAGAGGAGATGTTTGAGGCCATGCTGGCTGATCTGCGGGCTGCTGAGAAATTCATTTTTCTGGAATTTTTTATCATCGATGAAGGGCTGATGTGGGACAGTGTTCTGGAAATCTTGGTCGAAAAAGCTGCTCAGGGCATTGAAGTCAAGCTGCTCTATGATGATATTGGCTGCATGGCCACTTTGCCAGGCGATTATACGCGTAAGCTGCGCAAGATGGGCATCGAGGCTTATAAGTTTAACAAGGTGATTCCGCGAACGACGGTAGCCTATAACAATCGTGACCACCGCAAGATTTTGGTCATTGACGGTCAGGTTGGCTATACTGGCGGCATCAATCTGGCTGACGAGTATATCAATCATATTGTTCGTTTTGGCCACTGGAAAGATGGCGGTGTCCGCTTGGAAGGTCGGGCAGTCAAGGCTCTGACGCGTCTCTTTCTCATGAACTGGTACATCAACCGCGGGGAAATCACTGACTTTGACAAGTACCATCTGGAAAATAAAGCTGTCGAAGGCAGAGGGCTTTACATTCCCTATGGCAGCGGGCCTAAGCCTATTTATAAGGGTCAGGTTGGCAAAATAGTCTATCAAAATATTATCAGTCAGGCTACGGACTATGTCTACATTACCACGCCTTATCTGATTATTGACTATGACCTGACGGAGGATATTAAGAATGCTGCTATGCGGGGAGTGGATGTCCGCATCGTGACTCCTTTCATTCCGGACAAGAAGCTGATTCAGATTGTTACCCGCGGAGCCTATCCGGATCTGATGGAAGCGGGGGTTAAGATCTTTGAGTACACGCCTGGGTTTATCCACAGCAAGCATGTGGTGGCCGATGATGAATTTGCTGTGGTAGGGACGATTAACTTTGACTACCGCAGTTTGGTGCACCACTATGAAAATGCAGTCCTGATGTACCAAACAGAGAGTATCCCAGCTATCAAGGAAGATTTTGAAGCAATTTTTGAAGCTTCTGAGGAAATTCTTCCTGAGAATCTCGATAGCAGCTGGTATCGTCGCTTTATCAAAGAAATTATGCAACTCTTTGCACCCATGCTCTAA
- a CDS encoding competence/damage-inducible protein A, which produces MKINFFKIFCDKIKPIPNSKVGGSMKAEIIAVGTEILTGQIVNTNAQFLSEKLASLGIDVYFQTAVGDNENRLLSVLEIAQGRSNLIILTGGLGPTEDDLTKQTLAKFLGRELNFDSQAVEKLDRFFASRPDYARTPNNERQAQLVEGSTPLPNATGLAVGGLLEADGVTYVVLPGPPSELKPMVNNELVPLLSTGQKLYSRVLRFFGIGESQLVTILSEMIEQQSDPTIAPYAKTGEVTLRLSTKALSQAEADTKFEAVEKEILAHKTFEGHSLSEIFYGYGDDNSLAQVAFDLLKNQGKSISAAESLTAGLFQATLADFAGASSIFSGGFVTYSMVEKSRMLDIPLGDLEKHGVVSAFTAGKMAEQARKLTESDLAVSLTGVAGPESLEDHPAGTVFIGLASAAGTETIKVNIAGRSRRDVRKIAVLHAFNLVRKTLLNS; this is translated from the coding sequence ATGAAAATCAACTTTTTTAAGATTTTTTGTGATAAAATAAAGCCAATTCCGAATAGTAAGGTAGGAGGTTCTATGAAAGCAGAAATTATTGCTGTGGGCACCGAGATTCTGACAGGTCAGATTGTCAATACCAATGCCCAATTTTTATCTGAAAAACTGGCGAGTCTGGGGATTGATGTCTATTTTCAAACAGCAGTAGGGGACAATGAAAATCGTCTCCTCTCTGTTTTGGAAATTGCTCAAGGGCGTAGTAATCTAATTATCCTAACAGGAGGCTTGGGGCCAACAGAGGATGATTTGACCAAGCAGACCTTGGCTAAGTTCTTAGGACGTGAGCTCAATTTTGACTCTCAGGCTGTGGAAAAGCTGGATCGCTTTTTTGCTAGCCGGCCAGATTATGCTCGAACTCCCAACAATGAGCGTCAGGCCCAGCTGGTTGAAGGCTCGACTCCGTTACCAAATGCAACCGGCTTAGCTGTCGGAGGATTGTTAGAAGCAGATGGAGTGACCTATGTAGTCCTGCCTGGCCCGCCTAGTGAGCTCAAGCCCATGGTCAATAACGAGCTGGTTCCCCTCTTATCCACAGGCCAAAAATTGTATTCCCGCGTGCTGCGCTTCTTTGGTATCGGCGAGAGTCAGTTAGTGACTATTTTGTCAGAGATGATTGAGCAGCAGAGTGACCCCACCATTGCTCCTTATGCAAAGACAGGGGAAGTTACCCTGCGACTGTCCACCAAGGCTCTGAGTCAGGCAGAAGCCGACACCAAATTTGAGGCTGTGGAAAAGGAAATTTTGGCACACAAGACTTTTGAGGGACATTCACTGTCAGAGATTTTCTACGGTTATGGCGATGACAATTCCTTGGCACAGGTGGCTTTTGACTTGCTCAAGAATCAGGGGAAGTCGATTTCGGCGGCAGAGAGTCTGACAGCTGGCCTCTTTCAGGCTACCTTGGCAGATTTTGCTGGAGCCTCATCCATTTTTTCAGGTGGCTTTGTCACCTACAGCATGGTGGAAAAGAGCCGGATGCTGGATATTCCGTTGGGAGACCTAGAGAAGCATGGAGTTGTTTCCGCTTTTACAGCTGGGAAAATGGCAGAGCAGGCTAGAAAGCTGACCGAAAGCGACTTAGCTGTCAGTTTGACAGGTGTGGCTGGACCAGAGTCACTGGAAGACCATCCAGCAGGGACTGTTTTTATCGGCTTAGCTAGTGCTGCTGGAACAGAAACTATTAAGGTCAATATTGCTGGACGAAGTCGGCGTGATGTGCGGAAAATTGCTGTTCTGCACGCTTTCAACCTAGTACGAAAAACTTTATTAAATAGCTGA
- a CDS encoding DUF1292 domain-containing protein: protein MTHDHNHDHEHEERELITLVDEQGNETLFEILLTIDGKEEFGKNYVLLIPANAEEDENGEVEIQAYSFTENEDGTEGDLQPIPEDSDAEWDMIEEVFNSFMEE, encoded by the coding sequence ATGACACATGATCATAACCATGACCACGAGCATGAAGAGCGTGAATTAATCACCTTGGTTGACGAGCAAGGGAACGAGACTTTATTTGAAATTCTTTTGACCATTGATGGTAAGGAAGAGTTTGGCAAGAATTATGTTCTTTTGATTCCGGCTAATGCGGAAGAAGATGAGAACGGTGAAGTAGAGATTCAAGCTTATTCCTTTACTGAAAATGAAGATGGTACAGAAGGTGACCTGCAGCCGATCCCAGAAGACTCAGATGCTGAATGGGATATGATTGAAGAAGTCTTCAACAGCTTTATGGAAGAGTAA
- a CDS encoding IreB family regulatory phosphoprotein: protein MGFTDETVRFNLDDSNKKEISETLTDVYKSLNEKGYNPINQIVGYVLSGDPAYVPRYNNARNQIRKYERDEIVEELVRYYLKGQGVDL, encoded by the coding sequence GTGGGATTTACAGATGAAACAGTACGTTTTAATCTCGATGATTCAAATAAAAAGGAAATTAGCGAGACTTTGACCGATGTCTACAAGTCGCTCAATGAAAAAGGATACAATCCAATCAATCAAATCGTGGGATACGTACTCAGTGGTGATCCTGCGTACGTACCTCGCTATAACAACGCCCGCAATCAAATCCGCAAATATGAGCGCGATGAGATTGTTGAGGAGTTGGTTCGTTATTATTTGAAAGGACAAGGCGTCGATCTCTAA
- a CDS encoding transcriptional regulator Spx, whose translation MITIYTVSSCTSCKKAKTWLNAHQLTYKEQNLGKEGITKEELLDILTKTENGIASIVSSKNRYAKGLGVDIEELSVNEVLDIIMETPRILKSPILVDDKRLQVGYKEDDIRAFLPRSVRNVENAEARLRAAL comes from the coding sequence ATGATCACAATCTATACTGTCTCAAGTTGTACTAGTTGTAAAAAAGCAAAAACCTGGCTAAACGCTCATCAATTAACTTATAAAGAACAAAATTTAGGCAAAGAAGGCATCACCAAAGAGGAACTTCTGGATATTCTAACCAAAACTGAAAATGGTATTGCGAGCATTGTTTCATCGAAAAATCGCTATGCTAAAGGTTTGGGTGTTGACATTGAGGAATTAAGTGTCAACGAAGTTCTTGACATCATCATGGAGACCCCGCGTATTTTGAAAAGTCCTATCTTAGTGGATGATAAACGTCTCCAAGTTGGTTACAAAGAAGATGATATCCGTGCTTTTCTGCCACGTTCTGTCCGTAATGTTGAAAATGCAGAAGCTCGTCTGCGGGCTGCTCTTTAA
- the ruvX gene encoding Holliday junction resolvase RuvX translates to MRIMGLDVGSKTVGVAISDPLGFTAQGLEIIPIHEDKGEFGLERLGELVKEYKVDKFVIGLPKNMNNTSGPRVEASQAYGRRVAELFGLPVDYQDERLTTVAAERMLVEQADISRSKRKKVIDKLAAQLILQNYLDRNF, encoded by the coding sequence ATGAGAATTATGGGATTAGATGTGGGCTCAAAAACGGTTGGGGTTGCTATTAGTGATCCTCTTGGTTTTACGGCTCAAGGACTGGAGATTATTCCGATTCATGAAGATAAGGGCGAATTCGGCCTAGAGCGCTTGGGCGAGCTGGTTAAAGAGTATAAGGTTGATAAGTTTGTTATTGGCCTGCCTAAGAATATGAACAATACCAGCGGGCCTCGAGTGGAGGCTAGTCAGGCTTATGGCCGGCGGGTTGCTGAGCTTTTTGGTCTGCCGGTTGACTATCAGGATGAGCGTCTGACGACGGTGGCTGCTGAGCGCATGCTGGTGGAGCAGGCGGACATTAGCCGCAGTAAGCGTAAGAAAGTCATTGATAAGCTGGCAGCGCAGCTGATTTTGCAGAATTATCTGGATCGAAATTTTTAG
- the recA gene encoding recombinase RecA, translating to MAKKQKKLDEISKKFGDERQKALDNALKNIEKDFGKGAIMRLGERAEQKVQVMSSGSLALDIALGAGGYPKGRIIEIYGPESSGKTTVALHAVAQAQKEGGIAAFIDAEHALDPSYAAALGVNIDELLLSQPDSGEQGLEIAGKLIDSGAVDLVVVDSVAALVPRAEIDGDIGDSHVGLQARMMSQAMRKLSASINKTKTIAIFINQLREKVGVMFGNPETTPGGRALKFYASVRLDVRGNTQIKGTGDEKDTNVGKETKIKVVKNKVAPPFKEAFVEIMYGEGISKTGELIKIATDLDIIKKAGAWYSYNDEKIGQGSENAKKYLADHPEVFDEIDRQVRVRYGLIEGDELAEVAGSKADSPVETLEEVTLDLDDAIEIEE from the coding sequence ATGGCAAAGAAACAAAAAAAATTAGACGAAATCTCAAAGAAATTCGGCGATGAGCGCCAAAAAGCCTTGGATAATGCTCTTAAAAACATTGAAAAGGATTTTGGTAAGGGAGCCATTATGCGTCTTGGCGAGCGGGCAGAGCAAAAGGTTCAAGTCATGAGTTCTGGCTCTTTGGCCTTGGATATTGCCCTTGGTGCTGGTGGTTACCCTAAGGGACGGATTATTGAAATCTATGGTCCGGAGTCTTCTGGTAAGACAACTGTTGCTCTTCATGCAGTTGCTCAAGCGCAAAAAGAAGGTGGCATCGCAGCCTTTATCGATGCTGAGCATGCTTTGGATCCGTCATACGCAGCTGCACTGGGTGTCAATATTGATGAGTTGCTGCTGTCTCAACCTGATTCTGGAGAACAGGGACTGGAAATTGCTGGCAAGCTGATTGACTCAGGTGCTGTCGACTTGGTGGTCGTGGACTCAGTTGCAGCCCTGGTACCACGTGCAGAAATCGATGGCGATATCGGTGACAGCCATGTCGGCTTGCAGGCTCGGATGATGAGCCAGGCTATGCGCAAACTGTCTGCTTCTATCAACAAAACGAAGACGATTGCGATTTTCATTAACCAGCTGCGCGAAAAAGTTGGCGTTATGTTTGGGAATCCTGAAACAACACCAGGTGGCCGTGCATTGAAGTTCTATGCTTCTGTCCGTCTGGATGTCCGTGGTAATACTCAAATCAAGGGAACTGGTGATGAGAAGGATACCAATGTTGGTAAAGAAACCAAGATCAAGGTCGTTAAAAATAAGGTGGCTCCGCCATTCAAGGAAGCTTTCGTGGAAATCATGTATGGAGAAGGAATTTCCAAGACTGGTGAGTTGATTAAGATTGCGACTGATTTGGATATCATCAAAAAAGCTGGTGCTTGGTACTCCTACAATGATGAAAAAATCGGTCAAGGCTCTGAAAATGCTAAGAAGTACTTGGCAGATCATCCAGAAGTCTTTGACGAAATTGACCGCCAGGTTCGTGTCCGCTATGGTTTGATTGAAGGCGATGAGTTGGCAGAAGTAGCTGGCAGCAAAGCTGACAGCCCTGTAGAAACGTTGGAAGAAGTGACTCTGGATTTGGACGATGCCATCGAAATTGAAGAGTAA
- a CDS encoding helix-turn-helix transcriptional regulator — MKISQVLKDIRQQNQLTQEALAERLKVSRSAIRWESEKGIPDIGNLIAISREFDISLDTLIKEDERLEKKVIEDSKAKKWHYLVIFYLFSVLVEIAIFAYLHHIFMAGFLISTLFMLFYELRIFIKEKIWMQKG, encoded by the coding sequence ATGAAAATTTCACAAGTTCTCAAAGATATTCGTCAACAAAATCAACTCACTCAGGAGGCTTTGGCAGAAAGACTCAAGGTTTCCCGCTCTGCCATTCGCTGGGAAAGCGAAAAAGGTATCCCTGATATTGGAAATCTCATCGCTATCAGTCGGGAGTTCGATATCAGTCTGGACACACTCATCAAGGAGGATGAGCGCTTGGAGAAAAAGGTTATCGAAGACAGTAAGGCTAAGAAATGGCATTATTTAGTCATTTTCTATCTCTTCTCCGTTTTGGTTGAGATTGCTATTTTTGCCTATTTGCATCATATCTTTATGGCTGGCTTCCTCATCTCCACCCTCTTTATGCTTTTCTATGAATTACGCATCTTTATCAAGGAAAAGATTTGGATGCAGAAAGGATAA
- a CDS encoding ATP-binding cassette domain-containing protein: MTIEIVNVTKKYGSKEIFTDLNLTFEAGKSYALIGGSGSGKSTLLNIIGRLEKIDSGKVLVDKQDIWKTKERTYFKNTIGYVFQNYSLIENKTVYDNLKLLNKDKKIISEILEKVGLSTDYLKHKIYELSGGQAQRVAIARMLMKPRKIILADEPTGALDSEIGNEIINLLLSEAAKNNYVIIATHDPAVYSKVDVIVDIKDIGSKA; this comes from the coding sequence ATGACAATTGAAATTGTGAATGTTACAAAAAAATATGGCTCAAAAGAAATATTTACAGATTTAAATTTAACCTTTGAAGCTGGGAAAAGCTACGCCTTGATTGGCGGTTCGGGTTCAGGTAAAAGTACCTTGCTAAACATTATAGGAAGGCTAGAAAAAATTGACAGTGGAAAAGTGTTAGTTGATAAACAGGATATTTGGAAAACAAAAGAAAGAACCTATTTTAAAAATACTATTGGGTATGTATTCCAAAATTATTCTTTGATAGAAAACAAAACAGTATATGATAATTTAAAACTCCTCAATAAAGACAAAAAGATTATATCTGAGATACTTGAAAAAGTAGGCCTTTCTACGGACTATTTAAAACATAAAATATATGAATTGTCTGGGGGACAGGCTCAGCGTGTAGCTATTGCAAGAATGTTAATGAAACCGCGTAAAATTATTTTAGCGGATGAACCTACAGGAGCCTTGGATAGTGAGATTGGGAATGAAATCATCAACTTATTATTGAGTGAAGCAGCCAAGAATAATTATGTTATTATAGCAACACATGATCCAGCTGTATATAGTAAAGTTGATGTTATCGTTGACATAAAAGATATAGGAAGTAAGGCATGA
- a CDS encoding bifunctional folylpolyglutamate synthase/dihydrofolate synthase gives MNEIEEWLNSRIGLNFRSGLGRMRQAVTLLGNPERSYPTIHVTGTNGKGSTIAFMRQLFAGHGRKTGSFTSPHMISIHDRICINGQPIASADFIRLGQQVQKMEQELLKSHDQLSYFEILTLIAFLYFKEQEVDLALIEVGIGGLLDTTNVITGDIAVISSVGLDHQETLGGSLTAIAEQKAGIFKPGRPAVIGPMSEEARLVCEQRAQELGIELYQYGCDFSLANQTFSNSTMTLSNLELGLKGGYQEENAALALQAFLLFMQQQGWEIDSAKIRTALQETRWAGRLEETGPGIYLDGAHNLPALERLVEFIQSQNDKECLLLFGALKRKDYSAMLAYLREALPDVQLTVTSFSDGDSLGQDEAEGFFYIEDYRQLIQNFKERQNDNQLLFITGSLYFIAEVRAYLTSL, from the coding sequence ATGAATGAAATTGAAGAATGGCTGAACAGCCGAATTGGGCTAAACTTTCGTTCGGGACTAGGGCGGATGCGGCAGGCAGTGACTCTTTTGGGGAATCCTGAGCGGAGCTATCCAACGATTCATGTAACTGGTACAAATGGCAAAGGTTCTACTATTGCTTTTATGCGTCAGCTGTTTGCGGGGCATGGTCGCAAGACAGGAAGTTTCACCTCGCCTCACATGATTAGTATTCATGATCGGATTTGTATCAACGGTCAACCGATTGCTTCAGCTGATTTTATCCGTCTGGGTCAGCAGGTGCAAAAGATGGAGCAAGAACTGCTCAAAAGCCATGACCAGCTGTCCTATTTTGAAATTCTGACCTTGATTGCTTTTCTCTATTTCAAGGAGCAGGAAGTGGATTTGGCCTTGATTGAGGTAGGGATTGGTGGACTCTTGGACACGACTAATGTCATTACAGGTGATATTGCGGTCATCAGCTCCGTAGGCTTGGACCATCAGGAGACTCTGGGAGGGAGCTTGACGGCGATTGCGGAGCAAAAGGCAGGGATTTTCAAGCCGGGGCGGCCAGCAGTCATCGGACCGATGTCAGAGGAGGCGCGATTGGTTTGTGAGCAGCGAGCACAGGAGCTGGGAATAGAACTCTATCAGTATGGTTGCGATTTTTCTCTGGCAAATCAGACTTTTTCCAATTCGACTATGACCCTATCAAATCTTGAACTGGGTCTCAAGGGGGGCTATCAGGAGGAAAATGCAGCGCTGGCTCTGCAGGCATTCCTGCTCTTCATGCAGCAGCAGGGCTGGGAAATAGATTCTGCTAAGATTCGGACAGCCTTGCAGGAGACTCGATGGGCAGGGCGTTTGGAGGAAACCGGTCCAGGTATTTATCTAGATGGGGCCCATAATCTGCCTGCGCTGGAAAGGTTAGTAGAGTTTATCCAAAGCCAGAATGACAAAGAGTGCCTGCTTCTTTTCGGTGCTCTCAAGCGTAAGGACTATAGCGCTATGCTGGCTTATTTGCGAGAGGCTCTGCCAGATGTTCAGTTGACGGTTACTTCCTTTTCTGATGGAGATTCCCTTGGTCAAGATGAAGCGGAAGGCTTCTTCTACATAGAGGATTATCGGCAGCTTATTCAGAATTTTAAGGAGAGGCAAAACGATAATCAGCTACTTTTCATTACGGGTTCCCTCTATTTTATTGCAGAAGTCAGAGCTTATTTGACAAGTTTATAA